The following proteins are encoded in a genomic region of Gossypium hirsutum isolate 1008001.06 chromosome D05, Gossypium_hirsutum_v2.1, whole genome shotgun sequence:
- the LOC107903834 gene encoding UPF0496 protein At3g19330 has protein sequence MSSFPSPLETQTRSHSMSQNSCPQHSQGNVASPFPDVLREHENCLCKCLNQICSSLSGNFTDDTPRSSTIQLSPTLNLSHEYSLALQNNSYNEIRHMIEAQMQVESVIEGEGTDTHHLRLSPVLRPNRDCVDQALLHTNPNATFTHLLSTYFDHSENITTLCLMLRQCVSRARTLYAPITHLLQEFPYDPSSIHISQCNSAIDVFTQFDSLDNPFPSPDSHDFNEMHHSFSQLKEQLDHHRNKSLSRFRFLHRATSGSAFCLIGTVVGVAISAVVISTHALAAFVCLVSTSLCPIYVPSHLKKKQLAHMAQLYAAARSGTFFHINYLESIVCLVDLLHSAVKGDRELIRIALKSRDIYPIYEVVKYLRNSRNKFFDKLKELEDHIYFCFDAVNKSRANLVDQIHPHQSSNS, from the coding sequence ATGTCCTCGTTCCCAAGCCCGCTGGAAACTCAAACTCGTTCTCATTCAATGAGTCAAAATTCTTGTCCCCAACATTCCCAAGGTAATGTTGCTTCGCCATTCCCCGATGTTCTTCGCGAGCACGAGAACTGTTTGTGTAAATGCCTCAATCAAATTTGCTCTTCTCTATCCGGGAATTTCACTGATGACACCCCCAGATCCAGCACCATTCAGCTCTCGCCTACTTTAAATCTCAGTCACGAGTACAGTCTCGCTTTGCAGAACAATTCTTACAATGAGATACGCCACATGATTGAAGCTCAAATGCAAGTCGAGAGTGTGATTGAAGGCGAGGGTACAGATACCCATCACTTGCGTTTGTCGCCGGTACTGCGCCCCAACAGAGATTGCGTCGACCAAGCTCTTCTCCACACAAATCCCAATGCTACATTCACTCACTTGCTTTCTACATACTTTGATCACAGCGAAAATATCACCACTCTTTGCCTCATGCTCCGCCAATGCGTATCTCGTGCTCGTACTCTGTATGCCCCTATTACTCATCTTCTTCAGGAGTTCCCTTATGACCCAAGTTCTATCCATATCTCGCAATGTAACTCCGCCATTGATGTTTTCACCCAATTCGATAGCCTTGACAATCCTTTCCCATCTCCTGATTCCCATGATTTCAACGAAATGCACCACAGTTTCTCCCAGCTCAAGGAGCAGCTTGATCACCACCGCAACAAATCCCTTTCTAGATTTCGCTTCTTGCACCGCGCAACTTCTGGCTCTGCCTTTTGCCTAATTGGCACTGTTGTTGGAGTTGCCATTTCGGCCGTGGTTATCTCCACTCATGCCCTGGCTGCCTTTGTATGCCTGGTCTCTACCTCACTTTGTCCTATTTATGTTCCAAGTCATCTGAAGAAGAAACAGCTTGCGCATATGGCTCAGCTGTATGCTGCTGCCAGAAGTGGAACTTTTTTCCATATCAATTATCTTGAGTCTATTGTCTGCCTTGTTGACTTGTTGCATTCTGCTGTTAAGGGCGATAGGGAGCTTATAAGAATTGCATTGAAAAGTAGGGACATATATCCCATCTATGAAGTCGTGAAATATCTCCGCAATAGCCGCAACAAATTTTTTGACAAGCTCAAAGAACTTGAGGATCATATATACTTTTGCTTTGATGCTGTCAATAAATCCAGAGCTAATCTGGTTGACCAGATCCATCCTCATCAATCTTCTAATTCATGA